The genomic window CCCGACGACGGGGGCGAAAGGTCGTCAGATCGCCGATAACCGAGGCAGTGCCGAAGGCGAAGGTGCCGCGAGGGTCTGCGCCGTGGCGTTCAGGGCCGCCCCCATCGCGCCTGCGTACGGACCGAGCGCGGCGGCCAGGAGCGTCACCGGTCCGATCAGCCGCCGACGGTCACGCAGGGCCGACTCGACGGCCGGCCGCATCAGGTCGAAGGCGGGCGCGACGCCGCCGCCCACGACAACGGTCGACAGGCCGAGTTGGGCCAGCACGCTCCCCAGCGCCGTGCCCACGGCCAGGGCGGCGGAGTCGAGGATCTTCCGGGCGGTGGTGTCGCCCGACCGGGCGGCCTCGACCAGGTCCTCGGGTGTTGCCGACCGGCCCTGGTTCGCGGTCGACCGGTCCTCGTTCCTGCTCCTGCTCCTGTTCCCGTTCCCGTTCCCGCGCGAGGCGAGGGCCCGGGACCAGGCGGTCGCCAGCGCCCGGCCGCCCGCCACCGTCTCCAGGCAGCCGCGGGCCCCGCATCCGCACCGGTCACCGCCGGGCGCGGCGGTCATGTGCCCGATCTCGCCGATCCTGTCCCCGGGACCACGCAGGACGGTGCCGCCCAGGGCGATCGCACCGCCTATCCCGGTGCCCATGGTCATGAACACCACGTCGCTGTGGCCGCGCGCGGAGCCCAGAGCGAGTTCCGCCGAGGCGAACGCGCGTGCGTCATTCATCAGCAGGACGGGTTTCGCGGTCGCGCGCTCGAGCGTGTCCGCCAGCGGGAAGCCCTGCCAGTCGCCGTCGATGTTCGGGATGGTGGTGGTCGCTCGCAGCTCCGGGCTCAGATGGCCGGGCAGCGCCACGCCGATGGCCTCGACGGTGCGCGCGGCGGCGACCTCGGCGATGGCGACGGCAACCTGCGCCGGCCCGGCGGCCGGGGTGGGCAGTGTGCCCCGCGCG from Streptomyces sp. DSM 40750 includes these protein-coding regions:
- a CDS encoding ROK family protein is translated as MVATGIGPRPAGSALGVDIGGTNIKWVHRADAAVVARGTLPTPAAGPAQVAVAIAEVAAARTVEAIGVALPGHLSPELRATTTIPNIDGDWQGFPLADTLERATAKPVLLMNDARAFASAELALGSARGHSDVVFMTMGTGIGGAIALGGTVLRGPGDRIGEIGHMTAAPGGDRCGCGARGCLETVAGGRALATAWSRALASRGNGNGNRSRSRNEDRSTANQGRSATPEDLVEAARSGDTTARKILDSAALAVGTALGSVLAQLGLSTVVVGGGVAPAFDLMRPAVESALRDRRRLIGPVTLLAAALGPYAGAMGAALNATAQTLAAPSPSALPRLSAI